The genomic interval GGCAAGGGGCAGGCGCGCGCGAAGCAGGGGCGGCAGGCCAGATCGGCGACGAGCCAGCGCGCCTGCGGCCCGCGCGGCGCCGTCCATTCCGGGCTCGTCGACAAGAAGAGCCCGAGGACGCGCCCGCCCACCGCGGCGGCGAGGTGCATGGGGCCGGTGTCCCCGCTCACCGTGCAGCGCGCCTGCGCCAGGAGCGCGGCCAGCTCGCCGAGATCGAGCGCGCCGCAGAGGTCCAGCGCAGCGCGACCCTGCGCCGCGAGCGCAGTCGCCAGCGCCGCCGCCAGGGGCCGCTCGGCGGCGCTGCCGACGACGAGGAGCGGCAGGCCAGCAGGCAGGGCAGCGCCCAGAGCGGCGAAGCCGGGCCAGCGCTTGGTCGGGCCGTACGTTGCGCCGGGCACCAGCACCACGCAGCGCGCCGCGTCGAGCTCGCGCGCAGCCAGCTTCGCCGCCAGCCGCGCAGCGGCCGCCGGGTCGAGGTGCAAGCGGGGCTGCAGGTCGGGCGGGCCGCTCGGGAGGAAGGGCGCGAGGAGCCGCGCGCGCTCCTCCAGCCAGTGACCCTCGCGGCGGGGCGGCGGGCCGAGCCGAC from bacterium carries:
- a CDS encoding glycosyltransferase family 9 protein; this translates as MAPPGSRAGARPPPSCAGAPASRCPCARSTPPWRASCMSALPEPPFAAALLMPAWLGDCALASALIPSVAALSGAPIQLWCRPAQRALFACDPDVGEVLAYDPRREHRGLAGLWRLRRAVQRSRLRPAALWILPDSLSSALAGAVSGVRLRIGYSGQGRTALLSRRLGPPPRREGHWLEERARLLAPFLPSGPPDLQPRLHLDPAAAARLAAKLAARELDAARCVVLVPGATYGPTKRWPGFAALGAALPAGLPLLVVGSAAERPLAAALATALAAQGRAALDLCGALDLGELAALLAQARCTVSGDTGPMHLAAAVGGRVLGLFLSTSPEWTAPRGPQARWLVADLACRPCFARACPLPVQRCGEAIAAQTVRAAIADWLGEAA